A single window of Ananas comosus cultivar F153 linkage group 19, ASM154086v1, whole genome shotgun sequence DNA harbors:
- the LOC109724612 gene encoding 60S ribosomal protein L39-like, with translation MPSHKTFRIKMKLAKKMRQNRPIPHWIRMRTDNTIRYNAKRRHWRRTKLGF, from the exons ATg CCGTCGCACAAGACGTTTAGGATCAAGATGAAGCTCGCGAAGAAGATGCGCCAAAATCGCCCAATCCCCCACTGGATCCGCATGAGAACCGATAACACCATCAG GTACAACGCCAAGCGCAGGCACTGGCGCCGCACAAAGCTAGGCTTTTGA
- the LOC109724789 gene encoding homogentisate geranylgeranyltransferase-like, with product MLLCERNSTCHSLTLSAVTSDLRCIKKPSNYHQIKCNYHVPSNHANVHDQKTDWLDELQNVARKQLDAFYRFSRPHTVIGTIIGITTVSVLPVETISDISPTFFLGLFKALVPAIFMNIYVVGLNQLFDVEIDKVNKPTLPLASGEFSMSTGIVLVAASCIMSFAMGVKSGSPPVLFALLISFLLGSAYSVDLPLLRWKRHAFLAASCILCVRAILVQLAFFMHIQRYVLGRPIVLKKSVIFATAFMCFFSAVIALFKDIPDVDGDRDYGIQSFSVRLGQKKVFWLCVKLLLTAYAIAMLVGASSCDKLRRLVTVFGHGSLASVLLLRARRLDVQNKTSITAFYMFIWKLFYAEYFLIPFVS from the exons ATGCTGTTATGTGAAAGGAACTCCACCTGccactccctcacactctctgcTGTTACCAGTGATCTAAGATGCATAAAAAAGCCATCTAATTATCACCAAATTAAATGTAACTATCATGTTCCTTCAAACCATGCAAATGTGCATGATCAAAAAACCGATTGGCTCGACGAGTTACAAAATGTTGCTCGTAAACAGTTGGATGCTTTCTATCGGTTTTCTCGACCGCATACAGTAATCGGAACC ATTATAGGCATTACAACGGTGTCTGTTCTTCCTGTTGAAACCATTTCTGATATTTCTCCTACATTCTTTCTGGGACTCTTCAAG GCTCTGGTCCCAGCTATATTCATGAATATTTATGTTGTAGGACTGAATCAGCTGTTCGATGTCGAAATCGATAAG GTGAATAAACCTACTCTTCCACTTGCTTCAGGAGAGTTCTCCATGTCGACCGGAATAGTCTTAGTAGCAGCTTCTTGTATCATG AGCTTTGCTATGGGAGTGAAGTCCGGATCTCCGCCAGTTCTATTTGCATTACTCATCAGTTTTCTCCTCGGAAGCGCTTACTCTGTCGAT cTTCCGCTACTTAGATGGAAAAGACACGCCTTTCTTGCTGCGTCGTGCATCCTATGTGTGAGGGCTATCTTGGTTCAATTAGCCTTCTTCATGCATATACAG AGATATGTATTAGGAAGGCCTATAGTTTTGAAGAAGTCGGTGATCTTCGCCACGGCTTTCATGTGTTTCTTCTCTGCTGTTATAGCTTTGTTCAAG GACATACCGGATGTCGACGGAGATAGAGACTACGGAATCCAATCCTTCAGCGTTCGCTTAGGTCAAAAGAAG GTATTTTGGCTTTGCGTCAAGTTACTGTTGACGGCGTACGCTATTGCCATGTTGGTGGGCGCTTCATCCTGCGACAAACTTCGAAGGCTTGTAACC GTTTTCGGCCATGGTTCACTTGCTTCTGTTCTTCTGCTGCGCGCACGACGCCTTGATGTTCAGAACAAGACATCCATTACAGCATTCTACATGTTTATTTGGAAG CTATTTTACGCCGAATATTTCCTGATTCCTTTTGTGAGTTGA